One part of the Aliivibrio fischeri ATCC 7744 = JCM 18803 = DSM 507 genome encodes these proteins:
- the gspI gene encoding type II secretion system minor pseudopilin GspI, translated as MRNKKYQRTSYKGMTLLEVLVALAIFATAALSVLRSVTQHINTLSYLEEKTFASIVVDNQMALMMLDKPPTTKKKGETELAGQTWYWTIAPVKTTSDILKSVDVSVSTTKDQESPLITVRTYVAP; from the coding sequence ATGAGGAATAAGAAATATCAGCGAACCTCTTATAAAGGCATGACATTACTTGAAGTATTAGTTGCGCTTGCTATTTTTGCTACCGCAGCCCTAAGTGTGCTGCGCTCGGTGACTCAGCATATAAATACATTAAGTTATTTAGAAGAAAAAACCTTTGCAAGCATTGTGGTGGATAACCAAATGGCATTAATGATGTTAGATAAACCACCGACAACGAAGAAGAAGGGAGAGACAGAGCTGGCAGGACAAACATGGTATTGGACAATTGCTCCAGTAAAAACAACGTCTGATATTTTAAAGTCTGTGGATGTCTCTGTGTCGACCACAAAAGATCAAGAATCCCCTTTAATAACGGTACGAACCTATGTTGCGCCGTAA
- the gspH gene encoding type II secretion system minor pseudopilin GspH: MKIKREVGFTLIEIMLVLVLLSLSAMAVIMSLPDNQDDQLEEEASRFYQLVQLLNEDALLNGMDYGIYFNQERQEYRFMQLMVDGWQPIEKSRFFTEVKMEESLEFDMTLGGSAWADDERLFEPGSLFDEEMFADVEKDKKPTPPQVMVLSSGEVTPFSFRLSPQGARGNLDDKSWLIRVEESGVIKLFAPGEERDEE; the protein is encoded by the coding sequence ATGAAAATAAAACGTGAGGTTGGGTTTACCCTGATCGAAATAATGTTGGTATTGGTGCTGCTATCGCTCAGTGCGATGGCCGTTATCATGAGCCTTCCTGATAATCAGGATGACCAGCTGGAAGAAGAAGCCTCACGTTTTTATCAACTTGTTCAACTCCTTAATGAGGATGCTTTGCTCAATGGGATGGATTACGGCATTTACTTTAATCAAGAGCGACAAGAATATCGCTTTATGCAATTAATGGTAGATGGCTGGCAGCCAATTGAGAAAAGCCGCTTTTTTACAGAAGTGAAAATGGAAGAGTCGCTAGAGTTTGATATGACGCTTGGTGGTTCAGCTTGGGCAGATGATGAGCGACTATTTGAGCCGGGCTCTTTATTTGATGAAGAGATGTTTGCGGATGTCGAAAAAGATAAAAAGCCAACACCTCCTCAAGTCATGGTGCTTTCAAGTGGTGAAGTGACTCCTTTTTCGTTTCGCTTATCTCCGCAAGGTGCTCGTGGAAACCTTGATGATAAGTCATGGCTTATTCGCGTTGAAGAGTCAGGGGTGATTAAGTTATTTGCTCCGGGAGAGGAACGTGATGAGGAATAA
- the gspG gene encoding type II secretion system major pseudopilin GspG, which translates to MQVNSAQRKQGGFTLLEVMVVIVILGVLASLVVPNLLGNKEKADQQKAITDIVALENSLDMYKLDNSVYPTTDQGLEALVSKPTATPEPRNYRADGYIRRLPNDPWGNEYQYLSPGDNGTIDIFTLGADGQEGGEGANADIGNWNMQDFQ; encoded by the coding sequence ATGCAAGTCAATTCAGCTCAACGTAAACAAGGCGGCTTTACACTGTTAGAAGTAATGGTCGTGATTGTAATTCTTGGTGTGTTAGCGAGCTTAGTGGTTCCAAATCTACTTGGTAACAAAGAGAAAGCCGATCAGCAAAAAGCGATCACAGATATTGTTGCACTAGAAAACTCATTGGATATGTACAAGCTAGATAACAGCGTATATCCAACGACAGACCAAGGTTTAGAAGCTCTAGTTTCAAAACCAACAGCAACTCCAGAGCCTCGTAATTACCGTGCAGACGGTTACATTCGTCGTTTACCAAATGACCCATGGGGTAATGAGTACCAATACCTAAGCCCTGGTGATAACGGTACTATCGATATCTTCACATTAGGTGCTGATGGCCAAGAAGGTGGTGAAGGTGCGAATGCGGATATTGGTAACTGGAACATGCAAGACTTTCAATAA
- the gspF gene encoding type II secretion system inner membrane protein GspF produces the protein MAAFEYKALEKGKQKKGVMEGDNARQVRQRLKEQGLIPVEVIETKSKQQKSASQGLSFKRGISVNDLSLITRQLATLVQAGMPLEESLKAVAEQGEKAHIRSMMMGVRSRVIEGYPLAESFADYPHVFDDLFCSMVAAGEKSGHLDTVLNRLADYAENRQKMRSKLQQAMIYPIMLTLIAIAVISFLLATVVPKIVDQFVQMGQGLPTVTEVLLAASNFVVHWGLLVVVVVIVFIAGVKWLLTKPHLRLAWDKKILQLPVIGKVVRGLNTSRFARTLSICTSSAIPLLDGMKVAADVMSNTYFKQQVLEAADNVREGASLRVSLEKTKLFPPMMLHMIASGEQSGELEQMLTRSADNQDRDFESLVNMALGIFEPLLIVFMAGIVLFIVVATLMPIIELNNLVG, from the coding sequence ATGGCGGCGTTTGAATATAAAGCGTTAGAAAAAGGGAAACAGAAAAAAGGCGTCATGGAGGGAGATAACGCCCGCCAAGTTCGCCAGCGATTAAAAGAGCAAGGTCTGATCCCTGTAGAAGTCATTGAAACTAAATCTAAGCAGCAAAAAAGTGCATCGCAAGGATTGAGTTTTAAACGTGGGATCAGTGTTAACGATTTATCATTGATCACTCGTCAATTGGCCACCTTAGTTCAAGCCGGGATGCCACTTGAAGAGAGTTTAAAAGCGGTAGCAGAGCAGGGTGAAAAAGCGCATATCCGTAGCATGATGATGGGGGTGCGTTCGCGGGTTATTGAAGGTTATCCTCTTGCTGAGAGTTTTGCGGATTATCCTCATGTATTTGATGATCTGTTTTGTTCAATGGTAGCTGCGGGTGAAAAATCTGGTCATTTAGATACGGTATTAAATCGCTTAGCGGATTACGCTGAAAACCGCCAGAAGATGCGCAGTAAATTACAGCAAGCGATGATTTATCCTATCATGCTCACTCTGATTGCTATTGCTGTAATTTCATTCTTGTTAGCAACGGTAGTTCCCAAAATTGTTGATCAATTTGTGCAAATGGGACAAGGACTTCCAACGGTTACTGAAGTCTTATTGGCAGCCAGTAACTTTGTTGTTCATTGGGGATTGTTGGTTGTTGTGGTTGTAATTGTTTTTATTGCTGGTGTGAAGTGGTTACTTACAAAACCGCATTTACGCTTAGCATGGGATAAAAAAATCTTACAGCTCCCTGTTATTGGTAAGGTAGTTCGAGGGTTAAATACCTCTCGTTTTGCTCGCACATTATCTATTTGTACATCAAGTGCAATTCCTTTGCTTGATGGTATGAAAGTCGCTGCTGATGTAATGAGTAATACCTACTTTAAGCAACAAGTATTAGAAGCGGCAGATAATGTTCGAGAGGGTGCAAGTTTACGAGTCTCTCTTGAAAAAACAAAACTGTTTCCCCCAATGATGTTACACATGATTGCCAGTGGTGAACAAAGTGGCGAGTTAGAGCAAATGCTAACGCGTTCTGCGGATAATCAAGACCGAGATTTTGAATCCTTAGTTAATATGGCTCTAGGGATTTTTGAACCGTTATTGATTGTCTTTATGGCTGGTATTGTTCTCTTCATTGTTGTTGCGACATTGATGCCAATAATCGAATTAAACAATTTGGTTGGGTAG
- the gspE gene encoding type II secretion system ATPase GspE — translation MADTLFPESNAVLRLLFSFAKRHSVVIESSVHGWVLYYVSPPSSMVLCEIRRVCQSSFSLIQLTKDEFDTKLTQVYQRNSSEAQQLMEDIGADSDDFFSLAEELPNNDDLLESEDDAPIIKLINAMLGEAIKEGASDIHIETFEKVLSIRFRVDGVLRDVLSPSRKLAPLLVSRVKVMSKLDIAEKRVPQDGRISLRIGGRAVDVRVSTMPSSHGERVVMRLLDKNATRLDLNSLGMSAENHKNFQHIIKRPHGIILVTGPTGSGKSTTLYAGLGELDSSQSNILTVEDPIEFDIDGIGQTQVNPKVDMTFARGLRAILRQDPDVVMIGEIRDLETAEIAVQASLTGHLVMSTLHTNTAVGAITRLRDMGIEPFLISSSLLGVLAQRLVRTLCGECKEAYQADEEQKKLFSLSASDELTLYKPIGCEHCNGKGYRGRTGIHELLVVNEKVQELIHKEVGEQAIEKEVRKSTRSIQQDGLLKVQKGITTLEEVMRVTREG, via the coding sequence ATGGCGGATACATTATTTCCTGAATCTAACGCTGTACTTCGTTTGCTTTTTTCATTTGCAAAAAGGCATTCGGTAGTCATTGAATCAAGTGTTCATGGATGGGTGCTGTACTATGTATCGCCCCCTTCATCTATGGTGCTGTGTGAGATCCGCCGTGTTTGCCAATCTAGTTTTTCATTAATTCAGTTAACCAAAGATGAGTTCGATACTAAGTTAACTCAGGTATATCAACGTAACTCATCAGAAGCTCAACAGTTAATGGAAGATATCGGTGCAGACAGTGACGATTTCTTTTCATTAGCTGAAGAGTTACCAAATAATGATGATTTATTAGAATCAGAAGATGATGCGCCGATCATTAAATTAATCAATGCCATGCTAGGTGAAGCGATTAAAGAGGGGGCATCGGATATTCATATTGAAACGTTTGAGAAAGTATTGTCGATTCGTTTCCGTGTCGATGGCGTGTTGCGTGATGTATTAAGCCCAAGCCGTAAGTTAGCGCCATTATTGGTGTCTCGTGTAAAAGTGATGTCGAAATTGGACATCGCTGAAAAACGAGTCCCACAAGATGGTCGTATTTCATTGCGCATTGGTGGTCGCGCTGTTGATGTGCGTGTATCAACCATGCCGTCATCACATGGTGAGCGCGTGGTAATGCGTTTGTTGGATAAGAACGCAACTCGACTGGATTTAAACAGTTTAGGCATGTCGGCTGAAAACCATAAAAACTTTCAGCATATTATCAAGCGTCCACATGGCATTATTTTGGTTACTGGCCCAACCGGTTCTGGTAAATCAACGACCTTGTATGCAGGGTTAGGTGAACTAGACAGCTCTCAATCCAATATTTTAACCGTTGAAGACCCTATCGAATTTGATATTGATGGCATTGGCCAAACACAAGTAAATCCAAAAGTAGACATGACGTTTGCCCGTGGTTTACGTGCCATTCTTCGTCAAGATCCTGATGTGGTGATGATCGGTGAGATCCGTGATTTAGAAACCGCAGAAATTGCCGTTCAAGCTTCATTAACCGGTCACTTGGTAATGTCTACACTGCACACCAATACTGCGGTAGGTGCGATTACTCGTCTTCGAGATATGGGCATTGAACCTTTCCTAATTTCATCTTCACTACTTGGGGTGCTTGCACAACGTCTGGTTAGAACTCTGTGTGGTGAATGTAAAGAAGCGTATCAAGCTGATGAGGAGCAGAAGAAATTGTTCTCTCTTTCAGCAAGTGACGAGTTAACGCTATATAAACCAATTGGTTGTGAGCACTGTAATGGTAAAGGCTATCGTGGTCGTACGGGTATTCATGAACTTTTAGTTGTGAATGAAAAAGTACAAGAGTTGATCCACAAAGAAGTGGGTGAACAAGCGATAGAAAAAGAAGTAAGAAAGTCGACTCGCAGTATTCAACAAGACGGCTTATTAAAAGTACAAAAAGGAATAACCACATTAGAAGAGGTGATGCGAGTCACTCGGGAAGGATAG
- the gspD gene encoding type II secretion system secretin GspD gives MKKWMGKGALLLASSMMWTSAIANDFSASFKGTDIQEFINIVGRNLEKTIIVDPSVRGKVDVRSYDLLNEEQYYQFFLSVLEVYGYAVVEMDSGILKVIKDKDAKTSAVPVLGAKDQVKGDAVITRVIAVRNVSVRELSPLLRQLNDNAGAGNVVHYDPANIIMITGRAAVVNRLAEIIERVDRAGDKEVEVVELDNASAAEMVRIVDALNKTTDAKNTPAFLQPKLVADERTNSILISGDPKVRNRLKKLIKQLDVEMATKGNNQVIYLRYAKAEDLVDVLKGVSDNLSASGGSKQKSSSQNRNDVMISAHVDTNSLVITAPPDVMRAMKDVIAQLDIRRAQVLIEALIVELAEGDGVNLGVQWGNLETGAMIQYSNTGASIGATMVGLEEAKGSTTTEKIYDSAGNQTGYKDITEEGSYDALAGALGGVQGAAVSIMMGDWAALVTAVSTDSNSNILSSPSITVMDNGEASFIVGEEVPVLTGSTSGSNNENPFQTVDRKEVGIKLKVVPQINEGDSVRLDIEQEVSNVLGANGAVDVRFAKRQLNTSVMVQDGQMLVLGGLIDERAMESESKVPFLGDIPVLGYLFKSTSTQVEKKNLMVFIKPTIIRNGMTADGITQRKYNYIRAEQLYNAEKGLKLMDDANIPVLPKFGKELNHPAEIQAFSEQFDDNEKKEK, from the coding sequence GTGAAAAAGTGGATGGGCAAGGGAGCCTTATTACTTGCAAGCAGCATGATGTGGACATCAGCAATTGCAAATGACTTTAGTGCCAGTTTTAAAGGGACAGACATTCAAGAGTTTATCAATATTGTTGGTCGTAACTTAGAAAAGACCATCATTGTTGATCCATCTGTGCGTGGGAAAGTCGACGTTCGTAGTTATGATTTATTAAATGAAGAGCAATATTACCAATTCTTCCTTAGCGTACTTGAAGTATATGGATACGCTGTGGTTGAGATGGACTCTGGTATTTTAAAAGTCATTAAAGACAAAGACGCGAAAACATCGGCGGTTCCTGTTCTTGGTGCAAAAGATCAAGTGAAAGGCGATGCGGTGATTACGAGAGTTATCGCTGTACGTAATGTGTCTGTTCGTGAGCTTTCTCCTTTGCTTCGTCAACTTAATGATAATGCGGGTGCAGGTAACGTGGTTCACTACGACCCTGCCAATATTATTATGATCACAGGTCGTGCGGCGGTAGTTAACCGTTTAGCTGAGATTATCGAACGTGTTGACCGTGCTGGTGATAAAGAAGTCGAAGTGGTGGAGTTAGATAATGCATCAGCAGCAGAAATGGTGCGCATTGTTGATGCTCTAAATAAAACCACAGATGCCAAAAATACCCCTGCATTCTTACAACCTAAATTGGTTGCGGATGAGCGTACTAACTCGATTTTAATTTCGGGTGATCCAAAAGTGCGTAATCGTCTGAAGAAACTAATCAAGCAGCTTGATGTTGAGATGGCGACCAAAGGTAATAATCAGGTCATCTATTTACGTTACGCTAAAGCCGAAGATTTGGTTGATGTATTAAAAGGTGTGTCAGATAACTTATCGGCAAGTGGGGGCTCTAAGCAAAAAAGCAGTTCACAAAATCGCAATGATGTGATGATTTCTGCACACGTTGATACGAACTCACTAGTAATCACTGCACCGCCTGATGTAATGCGAGCAATGAAAGATGTGATTGCTCAGTTGGATATCCGTCGTGCTCAAGTATTGATTGAGGCTTTAATCGTTGAATTAGCAGAAGGTGATGGCGTTAATTTAGGCGTTCAGTGGGGCAATCTAGAAACTGGTGCGATGATCCAATACAGCAATACAGGGGCGTCAATTGGCGCCACCATGGTTGGTTTGGAAGAAGCGAAAGGTTCTACAACGACTGAAAAAATTTATGACTCAGCAGGTAATCAAACTGGTTATAAAGATATTACAGAAGAAGGTAGCTATGATGCACTAGCTGGTGCTCTTGGTGGTGTTCAAGGTGCAGCAGTAAGCATTATGATGGGCGACTGGGCGGCGTTAGTTACAGCAGTATCTACCGACTCTAATTCAAACATTCTTTCATCTCCAAGCATCACTGTGATGGATAATGGCGAAGCGTCATTCATTGTGGGTGAAGAAGTACCGGTATTAACAGGTTCAACATCGGGTTCAAACAATGAAAACCCATTCCAAACCGTTGATCGTAAAGAAGTGGGTATAAAACTAAAAGTGGTACCACAAATTAACGAAGGTGATTCTGTTCGTTTAGATATCGAACAAGAAGTATCTAACGTGTTAGGTGCCAACGGTGCTGTGGATGTGCGTTTTGCAAAACGTCAACTTAATACTTCGGTAATGGTACAAGATGGTCAAATGCTGGTATTAGGTGGTTTGATCGATGAGCGAGCAATGGAAAGCGAATCAAAAGTTCCGTTCCTAGGTGACATCCCTGTGTTGGGGTATCTATTCAAATCAACCAGTACTCAGGTTGAGAAGAAAAACCTAATGGTATTCATTAAGCCAACCATTATTCGTAATGGAATGACAGCGGATGGTATCACTCAGCGTAAATATAACTACATTCGAGCAGAGCAGTTATATAACGCAGAAAAAGGCCTAAAACTGATGGATGATGCGAATATTCCAGTATTACCTAAATTTGGTAAAGAATTAAATCATCCAGCAGAGATCCAAGCATTTTCTGAGCAATTTGATGATAACGAGAAAAAGGAAAAATAA
- the gspC gene encoding type II secretion system protein GspC: MITNMKIEKISQYWSIYQSTIAKSLTVILVAWFAWICGSLFWSMLAPQTSVSKWTPKTVAVAVSQGKQGKDSLSELLNSQVFGRFNAENKVDQPKAVEVKDAPKTRLNLTLSGVVASSEPSLSLAVIANRGKQNTYGINETIDGTRASVKAISADRIIISNNGRDETLMLEGVEYTKISTERNITGSSGTVLGNNRQNSNQDELDKIRKEMAQNPQSVLKYIRLSQVNENGKIKGYRVNPGKDRKLFDSVGLKPGDIATSLNGVDLTDPAAMSSLWKNMSEMTELNLTVLRNGQLYDIFVGL; this comes from the coding sequence ATGATAACTAATATGAAAATAGAGAAGATTTCTCAATATTGGTCGATATATCAATCAACAATAGCAAAGAGTTTGACGGTAATTCTCGTTGCTTGGTTTGCGTGGATTTGTGGCTCTCTTTTTTGGTCTATGCTAGCCCCACAAACGTCTGTATCTAAGTGGACGCCTAAAACAGTGGCGGTTGCTGTATCTCAAGGAAAACAAGGTAAAGATTCGCTTTCTGAACTGCTTAATAGCCAAGTGTTTGGTCGTTTTAATGCAGAGAACAAAGTTGATCAACCAAAAGCGGTTGAAGTGAAAGATGCACCTAAAACGCGTTTAAATTTAACGTTATCAGGTGTGGTTGCTAGTTCTGAACCATCACTAAGTCTTGCTGTGATAGCTAATCGTGGTAAGCAAAATACGTATGGGATCAATGAAACCATTGATGGTACTCGTGCAAGTGTTAAAGCGATAAGTGCAGATCGCATCATTATCTCTAACAATGGTCGAGATGAAACGCTGATGCTTGAAGGTGTTGAATACACCAAAATTTCTACTGAAAGAAATATAACGGGCAGTTCTGGAACCGTATTAGGAAATAATCGTCAAAATTCGAATCAAGATGAGTTGGATAAAATCCGTAAAGAAATGGCGCAAAATCCACAATCTGTTTTGAAATACATTCGCCTTTCTCAGGTGAACGAAAATGGAAAAATTAAAGGATATCGAGTTAATCCAGGTAAAGACCGTAAGCTATTTGATTCGGTTGGTTTAAAACCGGGTGATATCGCAACCAGTTTAAATGGGGTTGATTTAACCGATCCTGCTGCAATGAGCTCATTGTGGAAAAATATGTCAGAAATGACGGAATTAAACTTAACTGTCCTGCGTAATGGACAATTATATGACATCTTTGTTGGCTTGTAG
- the hslR gene encoding ribosome-associated heat shock protein Hsp15 — MSSKSNTAEGVRLDKWLWAARFYKTRSIARNMVDGGKVQYNGQRSKPSKIVEVGAEIKLRQGNNEEITVIIEIVSDQRRGAPIAQTLYKETQNSIKHREENAQLRKLNSLGSPRPDKRPDKKQRRDIMKFKHQ; from the coding sequence ATGAGTTCAAAATCAAACACTGCAGAGGGTGTAAGACTCGATAAATGGCTCTGGGCAGCTCGTTTTTATAAAACACGCTCAATTGCTCGCAACATGGTTGATGGCGGTAAAGTTCAATATAATGGACAGCGCTCAAAACCAAGTAAGATTGTGGAAGTAGGCGCTGAAATAAAGCTGCGCCAAGGAAACAATGAAGAGATCACGGTGATCATCGAGATCGTTTCCGATCAACGCCGCGGAGCACCTATTGCACAAACTCTTTACAAAGAAACACAAAACAGTATTAAGCACCGTGAAGAAAATGCGCAATTACGCAAACTCAATTCACTTGGTAGCCCACGACCAGATAAACGTCCGGATAAAAAACAACGACGCGATATCATGAAGTTTAAGCACCAATAA
- the hslO gene encoding Hsp33 family molecular chaperone HslO, whose translation MANNTLHRYLFEDLSVRGELVQLDDAYQQIISSKEYPKPVQNLLGELLVATTLLTATLKFEGSITLQLQGDGPVSLAVINGDNNQKVRGVARFEGDIAEDATLHQLMGRGYLVITITPKDGERYQGVVALEGENLAQCFEGYFERSEQLKTRLWLRLGEYEGKPHAAGMLLQVMPDGTGSENDFEHLEQLTDTIKNEELFGLPAEDVLYRLYNQDKVQLFEPQDVEFFCGCSRERSGGAIVTIDRAEVDDIIKTEGKISLHCDYCGTSYDFDSIDVANLFEQATSGNDTVH comes from the coding sequence ATGGCAAATAACACATTGCATCGTTACCTATTTGAAGATTTATCTGTTCGTGGTGAATTAGTTCAACTAGATGATGCTTACCAACAAATCATTTCTAGCAAGGAATACCCAAAACCAGTTCAAAATCTATTGGGTGAGCTATTAGTTGCAACCACACTATTAACTGCAACATTGAAATTTGAAGGTTCTATTACCCTTCAACTTCAAGGTGACGGTCCAGTTTCTCTTGCAGTAATTAACGGCGATAACAACCAAAAAGTACGCGGTGTTGCTCGTTTTGAAGGTGATATTGCTGAAGATGCAACGTTGCACCAACTAATGGGTCGCGGCTACCTAGTTATCACTATCACACCAAAAGATGGTGAGCGTTACCAAGGTGTTGTTGCTCTTGAAGGTGAAAATCTAGCACAATGTTTTGAAGGTTACTTCGAGCGTTCTGAGCAACTAAAAACTCGTCTATGGTTACGTCTAGGTGAATATGAAGGCAAACCTCACGCAGCTGGTATGTTACTGCAAGTAATGCCTGATGGTACTGGTTCTGAAAATGACTTCGAACATTTAGAACAACTAACAGACACCATTAAAAATGAAGAGCTGTTTGGTTTACCTGCTGAAGACGTACTTTACCGTCTATATAACCAAGATAAAGTTCAACTGTTTGAACCTCAAGACGTTGAGTTCTTCTGTGGTTGTTCACGTGAACGTAGCGGCGGTGCAATCGTAACGATTGATCGCGCTGAAGTTGATGACATCATTAAAACAGAAGGGAAAATTTCTCTTCACTGTGACTATTGTGGCACAAGCTACGATTTCGACAGTATTGATGTTGCAAACCTATTTGAACAAGCAACAAGCGGCAACGATACAGTACATTAA
- the pckA gene encoding phosphoenolpyruvate carboxykinase (ATP) — MTVMEHKKAALLDLTQYGLTGVTDVLRNPSYEQLFEEETRPDLEGYERGVMTELGSVAVDTGIFTGRSPKDKYIVKDDTTKDTLWWSDQGKNDNKAITPAVWDDLKSLVTTQLSGKRLFVIDGFCGANPDTRLNVRIITEVAWQAHFVKNMFIRPTEAELENFEPDFVVMNGAKATNPNYEKHGLNSENFVAFNLTERVQIIGGTWYGGEMKKGMFAMMNYLLPLKGIASMHCSANVGEKGDVAVFFGLSGTGKTTLSTDPKRQLIGDDEHGWDDDGIFNFEGGCYAKTIRLSKEAEPDIYNAIRRDALLENVTVRSDSSIDFNDGSKTENTRVSYPIYHIDNIVKPVSKAGHAKKVIFLTADAFGVLPPVAKLTPEQTKYHFLSGFTAKLAGTERGITEPTPTFSAAFGAAFLTLHPTQYAEVLVKRMEAAGAEAYIVNTGWNGTGKRISIQDTRGIIDAILDGSIDQAKTKNIPVFNLEVPTSLPGVDASILDPRDTYTDPLQWDSKAEDLAQRFIKNFAQYTDNEEGKALVKAGPQL, encoded by the coding sequence ATGACTGTTATGGAACACAAGAAGGCTGCACTACTCGATCTAACTCAATATGGTCTTACTGGGGTTACAGACGTACTACGTAATCCAAGCTATGAGCAACTATTTGAAGAAGAGACACGTCCAGATTTAGAAGGTTATGAGCGTGGTGTAATGACAGAGCTTGGCTCAGTTGCGGTAGATACTGGTATATTTACTGGTCGTTCACCAAAAGATAAATACATCGTAAAAGATGACACTACCAAAGATACGCTATGGTGGTCAGATCAAGGAAAGAACGACAACAAAGCTATCACGCCAGCAGTTTGGGATGATCTAAAGTCGCTAGTTACAACACAACTATCGGGTAAACGCTTATTTGTTATTGATGGTTTCTGTGGTGCCAACCCAGATACTCGTTTAAACGTTCGCATCATTACAGAAGTAGCATGGCAAGCACACTTTGTGAAAAACATGTTCATTCGTCCAACAGAAGCAGAACTTGAAAACTTCGAGCCTGATTTCGTGGTAATGAATGGAGCAAAAGCAACTAACCCTAATTACGAAAAGCACGGATTAAATTCTGAAAACTTCGTTGCTTTCAATTTAACAGAACGCGTTCAAATCATCGGTGGTACTTGGTACGGCGGTGAAATGAAAAAAGGTATGTTCGCAATGATGAACTACCTACTTCCACTTAAAGGCATTGCTTCAATGCACTGTTCAGCTAACGTCGGTGAAAAAGGCGATGTTGCGGTATTCTTTGGTTTATCAGGAACAGGTAAAACTACGCTTTCAACCGATCCTAAACGTCAACTTATTGGTGATGATGAGCACGGTTGGGACGACGATGGTATCTTCAACTTTGAAGGTGGCTGTTACGCTAAAACCATTCGTCTTTCAAAAGAAGCTGAGCCAGATATTTATAACGCAATCCGCCGTGATGCGTTGTTAGAAAACGTTACTGTACGTAGCGACAGCTCTATTGATTTTAATGATGGTTCTAAAACAGAAAACACTCGTGTTTCTTACCCTATCTATCATATCGATAACATCGTTAAACCAGTTTCAAAAGCTGGCCACGCTAAAAAAGTCATCTTCTTAACAGCGGATGCATTTGGTGTCCTACCACCAGTAGCGAAACTCACACCAGAACAAACTAAGTATCACTTCCTATCAGGTTTTACCGCAAAACTTGCAGGTACTGAACGTGGTATTACAGAACCAACACCAACTTTCTCTGCTGCATTTGGTGCTGCGTTCTTAACGCTTCACCCAACACAATATGCAGAAGTACTGGTTAAACGTATGGAAGCTGCAGGCGCTGAAGCTTACATCGTAAACACAGGTTGGAATGGCACAGGAAAACGTATTTCAATTCAAGATACACGTGGCATTATTGATGCGATTTTAGATGGTTCAATTGACCAAGCTAAAACCAAAAATATCCCTGTATTTAACTTAGAAGTACCGACATCTCTACCTGGTGTTGATGCCTCTATTCTTGACCCTCGTGACACCTATACTGACCCACTACAGTGGGATAGCAAAGCGGAAGATTTAGCGCAACGCTTTATCAAAAACTTCGCTCAATACACAGATAACGAAGAAGGAAAAGCGTTAGTTAAAGCGGGTCCTCAGCTATAA